In Juglans regia cultivar Chandler chromosome 5, Walnut 2.0, whole genome shotgun sequence, the following are encoded in one genomic region:
- the LOC108987030 gene encoding ruBisCO large subunit-binding protein subunit alpha, with protein MASTNAISTASIFCSPKQGLRRRGSQQQSNRLNLRQSSGRLLVRAAAKEIAFDQHSRSALQSGIDKLADAVGLTLGPRGRNVVLDEFGSPKVVNDGVTIARAIELPDAMENAGAALIREVASKTNDSAGDGTTTASVLAREIIKLGLLSVTSGANPVSIKRGIDKTVLGLVEELEKKARAVEGRDDIEAVATISAGNDDLIGAMIADAIDKVGPDGVLSIESSSSFETTVEVEEGMEIDRGYISPQFVTNPEKLIAEFENARVLVTDQKISAIKDIIPLLEKTTQLRAPLLIIAEDVTGEALATLVVNKLRGILNVAAIKAPGFGERRKALLQDIAILTGAEFQASDLGLLIENTSVEQLGLARKVTITKDSTTIIADAASKDELQARIAQLKKELSETDSVYDSEKLAERIAKLSGGVAVIKVGAATETELEDRKLRIEDAKNATFAAIEEGIVPGGGAALVHLSTHVPAIKEKLDDADERLGADIVQKALVAPASLIAGNAGMEGEVVVEKIKDSEWEVGYNAMTDKYENLVESGVIDPAKVTRCALQNAASVAGMVLTTQAIVVEKAKPKAPMAAPPQGLTV; from the exons ATGGCGTCGACTAACGCTATCTCTACAGCATCCATCTTCTGCTCCCCCAAACAG GGGTTGAGAAGAAGGGGTTCTCAGCAGCAGAGTAACAGGCTGAATCTTAGACAATCGAGCGGCAGGCTCCTTGTGAGGGCTGCTGCAAAGGAAATTGCATTCGACCAGCATTCAAGATCTGCACTGCAGTCCGGAATTGATAAGCTTGCGGATGCTGTTGGGCTTACTCTTGGTCCAAGAG GGAGAAATGTTGTGTTGGATGAATTTGGAAGTCCTAAAGTAGTAAACGATGGAGTCACAATTGCTCGAGCTATTGAGCTCCCCGATGCCATGGAAAATGCTGGTGCAGCACTCATTAGGGAG GTTGCAAGTAAAACCAATGATTCGGCTGGTGATGGTACAACCACTGCGTCAGTTCTTGCACGGGAAATCATTAAATTAGGTCTTTTGAGTGTCACTTCTGGTGCAAATCCAGTCTCTATAAAGCGGGGGATCGATAAAACTGTACTGGGCTTGGTAGAAGAGTTGGAGAAGAAGGCTAGGGCTGTCGAAGGTCGTGACGATATCGAAG CTGTTGCAACCATATCTGCGGGGAATGATGATCTTATTGGGGCTATGATTGCGGATGCGATTGACAAGGTTGGGCCAGATGGCGTTTTGTCCATCGAGTCGTCATCTTCATTTGAAACAACTGTTGAAGTCGAAGAAGGAATGGAA ATTGACAGAGGTTATATCTCCCCACAATTTGTCACAAACCCTGAAAAGTTGATTGCTGAATTTGAGAATGCAAGAGTCTTGGTGACAGATCAGAAGATTTCTGCAATAAAGGACATAATTCCCTTGTTAGAGAAGACCACTCAGTTGAGAGCCCCGTTGCTTATAATTGCAGAGGATGTCACTGGGGAGGCCTTGGCTACACTTGTTGTAAATAAGTTGCGGGGCATTCTCAATGTGGCAGCAATTAAGGCTCCTGGTTTTGGTGAGAGGAGAAAAGCCCTCCTTCAAGATATTGCTATTCTAACAG GAGCTGAGTTCCAAGCCAGTGATCTGGGGCTGCTTATTGAGAACACCTCAGTTGAGCAGCTTGGCTTGGCTAGAAAGGTGACCATCACCAAGGACTCCACCACCATTATTGCAGATGCTGCATCAAAGGATGAGTTACAAGCCAGGATAGCACAATTGAAGAAGGAATTATCTGAGACAGATTCAGTGTATGACTCAGAGAAACTAGCTGAGAGAATTGCCAAATTGTCTGGTGGGGTAGCTGTAATAAAGGTGGGTGCTGCAACGGAGACAGAACTTGAGGACCGTAAACTCCGTATTGAAGATGCCAAGAATGCCACTTTCGCTGCCATAGAGGAAGGGATTGTGCCAGGTGGTGGTGCTGCACTGGTTCATCTCTCAACTCATGTTCCAGCAATTAAGGAGAAGCTTGACGATGCAGATGAGCGGCTTGGTGCTGATATTGTGCAGAAG GCACTGGTAGCACCAGCATCACTGATTGCTGGAAATGCTGGAATGGAAGGTGAGGTAGTTGTGGAGAAGATAAAGGACAGCGAATGGGAAGTTGGTTACAACGCAATGACAGACAAGTATGAGAACTTGGTGGAGTCTGGCGTTATCGACCCAGCAAAGGTGACACGATGTGCATTGCAGAACGCTGCTTCAGTTGCAGGGATGGTCCTGACCACCCAGGCCATTGTGGTTGAAAAGGCTAAACCTAAGGCACCCATGGCTGCTCCCCCACAAGGACTTACAGTGTGA